Proteins encoded by one window of Candidatus Zixiibacteriota bacterium:
- a CDS encoding DUF4175 family protein has translation MSPIESTSSLIDKLKGILLKQRLMLFTAGLLTTVAAGVGMWLLLSVLANVMVLPVWLKVSLLVATAGVTLFFFARFAFSRLFNGNIESVALGLEQKNPELKGLLIAAIQFSRMKSNPGFSSELMEATQMHAISRAGSVNFNEIVSFHPIARTSRYLAVSAVLGAAMLFIFPGLFSYSYEVFSNPTTEIAPPLSYQVNPIPGTTEWVKYRDIQIGAAIIGQRLPQQAVIHHRLTGGSWQESAIDLKTVDYAAIAAGDSVVAELTLRQINKSFEYYVTAGRIKSDVQTITVVDRPRVENIRVAIFYPDYTGLQPTTIDENNGSFSAVVGSRVNLSIETNLPMQSAELVFQDSSRTPITVNNKTGELSLVVDKSRSYYVSLVDRLGETNPDPIEYTITAIPDEYPTVDVIRPGFDANLTEEMMLPLLARISDDYGFSSLVLKYSIFSRGKQSAENVAVIHFSEKIKVEGDIEFNWDMESLALFPGDYVSYFFEVADNDRVSGPKISHSRQYIARLPSLEEITQQAETEGETRISQTEKLIKTGKELVQRMKSAGRKLDSQNRDSKKADWQQQKDLESIAEKNEEMVKQIDEMAKEMEKSLDELKENSLMSREIMEKMAEIQKLFEEVATPEMREAQKKLMEALEKLDRNEMQKAMKDFQLSHEEMMQRLERTKSLLKKMQMEQKMEAMIRKAEQLVKEQEAVNEKTAASKDEKLPELQSAQEKVKNDLENLKKEVGELKEAMKNAEMEKSPEAQKFAEALEKTDAEKNMQQSSSALKQSQKPSAMKQEKEALSKLSEMLSEMQKQQMAMQGGENKESERAIRQAIDDANQLSQNQESLLREAAAMQPNSMVMRDMAESQQDLAAATEGLKGTIAELGKKSPFVAAELQKLVDQASQNMDEATKQCDSKNSAGATSHQREAMASLNKAANRLMESLDQQKQCNNPSSSCNSGMPKLESLAQQQQQLNEKTQGMCPDGQQPMPGQGNRSAMTREGLQRIAGEQGSIRKSLEELEKEFDGSRQIMGRLDDISKEMKKVEEDLSNGEIGEETSQRQLKIFSRMLEATRTMQRKDFAEQRQATSANSQAVFLPAELSGDLLNNKTEFEDRLRRFLSSDCPPQYQEQIKAYFRSLLQAGTTENSAPQTAPEVQ, from the coding sequence ATGAGTCCGATTGAGTCCACCAGCAGCCTGATTGATAAATTAAAAGGAATCTTGCTCAAACAAAGGCTGATGCTTTTCACCGCCGGCCTGCTTACCACAGTTGCGGCTGGAGTCGGCATGTGGCTTCTGCTTTCAGTACTTGCCAATGTGATGGTACTTCCGGTTTGGCTCAAAGTCTCGTTGCTTGTGGCCACGGCTGGCGTCACACTTTTCTTTTTTGCGCGGTTTGCCTTCTCTCGCCTTTTCAATGGCAATATTGAGTCTGTCGCTTTGGGACTGGAACAGAAGAATCCCGAACTCAAAGGCCTGCTTATCGCCGCCATTCAGTTTTCTCGGATGAAAAGCAATCCCGGTTTTTCCTCGGAACTGATGGAAGCCACCCAAATGCATGCAATCAGTCGGGCTGGCAGTGTGAACTTTAACGAAATCGTTTCATTTCATCCTATTGCACGGACCAGCCGGTATCTTGCCGTCTCCGCCGTTCTTGGCGCGGCTATGCTCTTTATCTTTCCCGGACTGTTTAGTTACTCATACGAGGTCTTTTCCAACCCGACCACTGAAATTGCACCACCGCTTTCATATCAGGTTAATCCCATTCCTGGCACCACCGAATGGGTAAAATACCGCGACATCCAAATCGGCGCAGCCATTATCGGACAGAGACTGCCCCAGCAAGCTGTCATTCATCATCGTCTGACAGGGGGAAGCTGGCAGGAATCAGCCATTGATCTCAAGACTGTCGACTATGCTGCAATCGCCGCTGGTGATTCAGTCGTCGCCGAGTTGACTCTTCGCCAGATCAACAAATCTTTCGAGTATTATGTCACGGCCGGCCGGATTAAAAGCGATGTGCAAACGATTACCGTGGTCGACCGCCCCCGCGTCGAAAATATCCGCGTTGCCATTTTCTATCCTGACTACACCGGATTACAGCCGACGACAATCGACGAAAACAACGGCTCATTTTCTGCTGTGGTCGGGAGCCGGGTTAACCTCTCGATTGAAACAAACCTGCCGATGCAGAGCGCCGAGTTGGTTTTTCAGGATTCAAGCCGCACACCCATAACGGTCAACAACAAGACCGGTGAACTGTCGCTCGTTGTGGATAAATCGCGCAGTTATTATGTCAGCCTTGTCGATCGACTCGGTGAGACCAACCCCGATCCGATTGAGTACACAATTACTGCCATTCCCGATGAATATCCGACGGTGGATGTTATTCGCCCCGGGTTTGATGCCAATTTGACCGAAGAGATGATGCTGCCGCTTTTAGCGCGTATCAGTGATGATTATGGCTTTTCGTCGCTTGTGCTGAAATACTCGATTTTCTCACGCGGTAAGCAGTCGGCTGAAAACGTCGCGGTTATTCATTTCTCGGAGAAAATAAAAGTCGAAGGCGACATTGAATTTAACTGGGATATGGAATCGCTTGCCTTGTTCCCGGGAGACTATGTCAGTTACTTCTTTGAAGTCGCTGATAATGACCGCGTCTCCGGACCAAAAATAAGCCACTCGCGCCAGTATATCGCGCGGCTACCTTCTTTGGAAGAAATTACCCAGCAGGCTGAAACTGAAGGCGAAACGCGTATCAGTCAGACAGAGAAACTTATTAAGACAGGCAAAGAACTGGTACAGCGGATGAAAAGCGCCGGACGCAAGCTTGACTCGCAAAATCGTGACTCCAAAAAAGCCGACTGGCAACAGCAGAAAGACCTTGAATCCATCGCCGAAAAAAATGAAGAGATGGTAAAACAGATTGATGAAATGGCCAAGGAGATGGAGAAGTCGCTCGACGAATTAAAAGAGAACTCTCTGATGAGCCGCGAGATAATGGAAAAGATGGCTGAAATACAGAAGCTTTTCGAAGAAGTCGCAACCCCGGAAATGCGCGAAGCTCAGAAGAAGCTCATGGAAGCCCTGGAGAAACTTGACCGAAACGAGATGCAAAAGGCCATGAAAGACTTCCAGCTCTCCCATGAAGAAATGATGCAGCGTCTCGAACGGACAAAATCTTTGCTCAAAAAAATGCAGATGGAGCAGAAGATGGAAGCCATGATCCGCAAAGCCGAGCAGTTGGTCAAGGAGCAGGAAGCGGTCAACGAGAAGACTGCGGCTTCAAAGGATGAAAAACTTCCGGAACTCCAGTCAGCGCAAGAAAAAGTAAAGAACGATTTGGAAAATCTTAAGAAGGAAGTAGGTGAACTCAAGGAAGCAATGAAGAATGCCGAGATGGAGAAGTCTCCTGAGGCTCAAAAATTTGCCGAAGCGCTCGAAAAGACCGATGCCGAAAAAAATATGCAGCAGTCATCCTCGGCTCTTAAACAGTCGCAAAAGCCAAGCGCAATGAAGCAGGAAAAAGAGGCGCTCTCGAAATTGAGCGAGATGCTGAGTGAAATGCAAAAACAGCAGATGGCCATGCAGGGCGGAGAAAATAAAGAATCTGAACGTGCAATTCGACAGGCAATCGATGATGCCAATCAGCTATCTCAAAATCAAGAGAGCCTTCTGCGAGAAGCCGCAGCCATGCAGCCCAATTCGATGGTTATGCGTGATATGGCCGAATCCCAGCAGGATTTAGCCGCGGCGACCGAAGGACTTAAGGGAACGATCGCCGAGCTTGGCAAAAAATCCCCCTTTGTCGCCGCAGAACTTCAAAAGCTTGTGGATCAAGCCTCGCAGAATATGGATGAGGCCACAAAACAATGCGACAGCAAAAACAGCGCAGGCGCAACCTCCCATCAGCGCGAGGCAATGGCCTCGCTGAACAAGGCTGCAAATCGCCTAATGGAGTCGCTTGACCAGCAGAAACAGTGCAATAACCCCAGTAGCAGTTGCAACAGCGGCATGCCCAAGCTTGAATCGCTTGCTCAGCAACAACAGCAGTTAAACGAGAAGACCCAGGGGATGTGTCCCGATGGCCAGCAACCGATGCCAGGACAGGGGAATCGGTCGGCCATGACCCGTGAGGGACTTCAGCGAATCGCCGGAGAACAGGGTTCAATCAGGAAATCGCTCGAAGAGCTTGAAAAGGAATTCGATGGCTCGCGTCAGATTATGGGTCGCCTTGATGATATTTCCAAAGAAATGAAGAAAGTAGAAGAAGATCTCTCCAACGGAGAAATAGGCGAAGAAACATCCCAGCGGCAGTTGAAAATATTCTCGCGCATGCTTGAAGCCACGCGGACAATGCAGCGCAAAGACTTCGCCGAACAGCGTCAGGCGACATCGGCGAACTCACAAGCAGTCTTTCTTCCCGCAGAATTGAGCGGTGATTTGCTCAATAACAAAACCGAATTTGAAGATCGCCTGAGACGCTTTTTGAGCAGTGACTGCCCGCCGCAATACCAGGAGCAGATCAAGGCGTACTTTAGGTCGCTATTGCAAGCCGGCACAACAGAAAACAGCGCACCGCAGACAGCGCCAGAGGTACAGTGA
- a CDS encoding DUF4159 domain-containing protein — translation MGSTYNYATFRTLTLFFAISVTWCYSISAQTQQRISPILVNPQSDQSLRYHPDPSSIKVARLHYSGGGDWYWGSSAVPNFLKFVRDNSDFPVDTIERQVQIMDADLFRYPFLFATGHGVISFSGEEKERLKDYLLGGGFLFVNDSYGMAQSFLKEMATLFSERPVVDLPFDHKLYHSFYDFPNGPPKIHEHDNNPPRGYAIIINGRAVVYFLVESDIGDGWEDSQVHNDSPEKRAQALKMGLNLLAYALLY, via the coding sequence ATGGGCTCAACTTATAACTACGCAACCTTTCGAACCCTTACTCTATTTTTCGCTATTTCCGTTACTTGGTGCTATTCGATCTCCGCCCAGACTCAGCAAAGAATCAGTCCGATACTTGTGAACCCGCAATCAGACCAGAGTTTACGTTACCATCCTGATCCGTCATCAATTAAAGTCGCCCGACTCCATTATAGCGGAGGAGGGGACTGGTATTGGGGAAGTTCCGCCGTGCCTAACTTTTTGAAATTCGTCCGCGACAATAGCGATTTTCCAGTCGATACAATTGAGCGGCAGGTTCAGATAATGGACGCCGATCTCTTCCGATACCCCTTTCTTTTCGCGACCGGACATGGAGTGATCAGTTTCTCCGGCGAAGAAAAAGAGCGGCTGAAAGATTACCTTTTGGGTGGGGGATTCCTGTTCGTCAATGACTCGTATGGGATGGCCCAGTCATTTTTGAAGGAAATGGCCACCCTCTTCTCGGAGCGTCCAGTTGTCGATCTGCCATTTGACCACAAATTGTATCACAGTTTTTATGATTTCCCAAACGGCCCGCCGAAAATCCACGAACATGACAACAACCCGCCGCGCGGCTATGCCATAATAATAAATGGCCGGGCTGTGGTCTACTTCCTTGTCGAATCTGATATAGGAGATGGCTGGGAAGACAGCCAAGTCCACAATGACTCGCCGGAGAAACGCGCTCAAGCTTTAAAAATGGGGCTAAACTTACTTGCCTACGCGCTGTTATACTAA
- a CDS encoding cupin domain-containing protein, producing the protein MRERLFLAILLLGAGGLLLSNLKENSVISQTSESVISQILHEETDESQTANMDSIISNHVSHIVVNPTDMQWTEGPLFLPSGARVAVLEGDPSRSGLFTIRLEIPAGYRIPANWLFTNATITVISGSFSIGLGDVFDEFELKELPTGGFTMIGAGTRHFTWSENGAVIQLSAAGPLTVNYVNEEENPHAEFEEQSTV; encoded by the coding sequence ATGAGGGAAAGATTATTCTTAGCAATTTTATTACTTGGGGCAGGAGGACTGCTTTTATCAAATCTAAAAGAGAACTCAGTAATAAGCCAGACATCGGAGTCTGTAATCAGCCAAATATTGCACGAGGAAACCGACGAAAGCCAGACAGCGAATATGGACAGCATAATATCAAATCATGTCTCCCATATTGTTGTCAATCCGACTGATATGCAGTGGACCGAGGGTCCGTTATTTCTGCCGTCGGGCGCCCGAGTCGCGGTTCTTGAAGGAGACCCAAGCCGGTCAGGCTTGTTTACTATTCGTCTCGAAATCCCTGCTGGGTATAGGATTCCAGCTAATTGGCTTTTCACCAATGCGACTATAACGGTCATTTCAGGCTCTTTTTCAATAGGTCTGGGAGACGTATTTGATGAATTTGAGCTCAAGGAACTTCCAACTGGAGGCTTTACCATGATTGGGGCCGGAACCAGACATTTTACCTGGAGTGAAAACGGCGCAGTCATACAATTAAGTGCAGCCGGGCCGCTAACAGTTAATTATGTGAATGAAGAAGAGAATCCTCACGCCGAATTCGAGGAACAGTCGACGGTTTAA
- the secF gene encoding protein translocase subunit SecF, translating into MFRLIGDTKIDFIGQRKVSFIVSAILSAIGIFAFVMILLGKAEMGIDFAGGVMVQGHFESPVSIESVRAAVETEFSDASVTQVADNENKTFIIKTKRPESDAAGSEKLEALVGALEKKFPGNAFIRDSEHIIGPSVGESLRKDAVKAILISLVGILAYIAFRFDLRSGVAATIATFHDVLAIIGIFYIFGLEFDLLIVTALLTIAGYSLTDTVVVFDRIRENLRKYRTKGEFVNSVNLSINETLSRTLNTSMTLLIVVLILYAFGGVVLKNFSLALIIGVLIGTYSSIFVASPILVEWEARSPKRFK; encoded by the coding sequence ATGTTTAGACTAATTGGAGATACGAAAATAGATTTTATCGGACAACGAAAAGTGTCCTTTATTGTCTCGGCGATTCTCTCCGCCATTGGCATTTTTGCCTTTGTCATGATTCTTTTGGGGAAAGCCGAGATGGGAATTGATTTCGCAGGCGGGGTCATGGTCCAGGGTCACTTTGAAAGCCCGGTTTCAATAGAGAGTGTCCGCGCCGCGGTGGAGACAGAATTCAGCGACGCTTCGGTAACTCAGGTGGCGGATAACGAGAACAAGACTTTTATAATTAAAACCAAACGGCCTGAAAGCGATGCCGCAGGCAGCGAAAAACTCGAAGCTCTGGTGGGCGCCTTGGAGAAAAAATTCCCAGGCAATGCCTTTATCCGTGACTCCGAGCATATTATCGGCCCTTCAGTAGGCGAAAGCCTCCGAAAAGACGCCGTGAAGGCAATTCTTATCTCATTGGTAGGAATTCTCGCCTACATCGCTTTTCGTTTCGATTTGCGTTCTGGTGTGGCCGCTACGATCGCAACTTTTCACGATGTCCTAGCGATTATCGGAATCTTTTATATTTTTGGGTTGGAGTTTGACTTGCTCATCGTGACAGCCTTGTTAACCATTGCCGGATATTCACTGACCGATACCGTGGTGGTCTTCGACAGAATACGAGAGAACCTTCGCAAGTACCGAACCAAAGGCGAGTTTGTTAATTCAGTAAACCTTTCCATCAATGAAACGCTCTCGCGGACATTGAACACTTCAATGACCCTGCTCATTGTCGTTCTGATTCTTTATGCCTTTGGCGGAGTGGTTTTGAAGAATTTCTCGCTTGCGCTGATAATCGGAGTTTTAATTGGGACGTACAGTTCGATTTTTGTGGCAAGCCCCATCCTTGTTGAATGGGAAGCCCGCAGTCCGAAACGATTTAAATAA
- the secD gene encoding protein translocase subunit SecD, which translates to MSSGQKWRWGITAVLVILSFMAFWDTFKLWTMDDAERSALQESNPDKLLELQQNSIRLGLDLQGGIHTVLRVKSEELEPALREGAVDRAMQVLRSRIDGLGVVEPIIQKQGEDRIIIDLPGYTDASRAEALIGKTALLEFKMMESFATAEQVLAKVDSVVHSMELAKSGMTETPRTPADTTSKSTDTASNSSDVLSEMMGDSSRDTSSFEFDDSAKVGAEEKPFSSRLEISMFNSKTGINWPGFIVGRNDKPILERWLALPEVQHVIPQGVEFAWSTRSSIVNNREAYELFVLKRKVEFLGRFIEGVKLGVGENGGFSVDFQLSGDNANRFGQLTGANIDKPLAIVMDDKVESAAFINSKIRNRGQITMGSSANVDEARNLEIVLKAGALPAPVEIIEKNVVGASLGADSIRKGFISSLLGLILVLAYIGAYYRMSGLIADIGLLFNVFFLLAILAGLGATLTMPGIAGIILTIGISVDSNILIFERIREEMRTGKTIRAAIDAGYDRAFTAILDSHVTTLITAGALFIFGSGPIKGFAITLFWGVTLSLFTAYVITKAIFDIRKGYKTLSI; encoded by the coding sequence ATGTCTTCTGGACAAAAATGGCGCTGGGGCATCACCGCAGTACTGGTGATTTTATCCTTTATGGCGTTTTGGGATACATTCAAGCTTTGGACAATGGACGATGCCGAAAGATCTGCTTTGCAAGAAAGCAATCCGGACAAACTGCTTGAGTTACAGCAAAATTCAATCAGACTCGGACTGGACTTGCAAGGCGGAATTCACACCGTTCTTCGCGTGAAATCGGAGGAACTTGAGCCAGCTTTGCGCGAGGGAGCTGTTGACCGGGCGATGCAGGTTCTGCGCAGTCGAATTGACGGACTTGGTGTTGTCGAGCCGATTATCCAAAAGCAGGGCGAAGACAGAATCATTATTGACCTGCCGGGGTACACCGATGCCAGCAGAGCCGAGGCTCTTATCGGCAAAACGGCTTTACTCGAATTCAAAATGATGGAAAGCTTCGCAACTGCCGAGCAGGTCCTCGCCAAAGTTGACTCGGTTGTCCATAGTATGGAACTTGCCAAGAGTGGCATGACTGAAACACCGCGAACCCCTGCTGATACAACAAGTAAATCAACCGATACGGCATCAAATTCCAGCGATGTTCTTTCTGAAATGATGGGAGACAGTTCGCGCGACACGTCAAGTTTTGAGTTTGACGACAGCGCAAAGGTTGGAGCAGAGGAGAAGCCATTTTCTTCGCGCCTTGAGATCTCAATGTTCAACAGCAAGACCGGCATTAACTGGCCCGGCTTCATTGTCGGTCGAAACGATAAACCGATACTTGAACGCTGGCTGGCATTGCCCGAAGTCCAGCATGTTATTCCTCAGGGCGTCGAGTTTGCCTGGTCAACTCGCTCGTCGATTGTCAACAACCGAGAGGCCTATGAGCTTTTTGTGCTCAAACGGAAAGTCGAATTTCTCGGTCGATTTATTGAGGGTGTCAAACTCGGCGTCGGAGAAAACGGCGGATTTTCTGTAGACTTCCAACTCTCCGGAGACAACGCCAATCGGTTCGGTCAGCTGACTGGAGCTAACATAGATAAACCGCTTGCCATAGTCATGGATGACAAGGTTGAATCAGCCGCCTTTATCAATTCGAAAATCCGTAACCGGGGCCAGATAACAATGGGCTCCTCGGCGAATGTGGATGAAGCTCGCAACCTTGAGATTGTTCTCAAAGCCGGCGCGCTGCCTGCCCCGGTCGAAATCATCGAGAAAAATGTTGTCGGGGCCTCGCTTGGAGCCGATTCAATCCGCAAAGGATTCATCTCTTCGCTCCTTGGACTTATTCTCGTGCTGGCCTATATCGGCGCCTATTACCGGATGTCCGGGTTGATTGCCGATATCGGCTTGCTCTTTAACGTCTTTTTCCTGCTGGCTATCTTAGCGGGACTTGGAGCGACGCTTACGATGCCGGGCATTGCCGGTATCATTCTGACTATTGGTATTTCGGTCGACTCAAATATCCTTATTTTCGAGCGAATTCGAGAGGAGATGCGAACTGGCAAAACGATCAGAGCGGCTATCGATGCCGGATATGATCGAGCTTTCACCGCGATTCTGGATTCGCACGTTACAACACTTATTACTGCCGGAGCGCTCTTTATATTCGGCTCGGGTCCGATCAAAGGATTCGCGATTACTCTGTTTTGGGGTGTGACACTATCACTCTTTACAGCTTACGTTATCACCAAAGCAATTTTTGATATTCGCAAAGGATACAAAACGCTCAGCATCTAA